Proteins encoded in a region of the Triplophysa rosa unplaced genomic scaffold, Trosa_1v2 scaffold200_ERROPOS107605, whole genome shotgun sequence genome:
- the LOC130549968 gene encoding uncharacterized protein LOC130549968 — MDKLIHLILLSGLVCIPGSLAENLALNGSVTQSSTYSTWEASNAIDGVRYGPDASTYCSSTSSESDPWWRLDLLDVYNISTVIITAHDDYMAETSGAEIRIGNSLDNNGNNNPICAVTPDPVTNNTVSYSCGVMVGRYVNVVMTGRTSYLTLCEVEIYGTENLAFRGTATQSSTYYNWEVQHAIDGVRYGDVSTYCAGTESESNPWWRLDLLDVYNISTVIITAHDDYMGEINGAEIRIGNSLDNNGNNNSICAVTPDPLPGNTVSLSCGVMEGRYVNVILSGRTSYLTLCELEVYGSENLGFKGTATQSSAYSLTWTALHAIDGVSNGPDPDPGTYCSSTANESDPWWSLNLLDVYNISTVIITARPDCCVDQTNGAEIRIGNSLENNGNNNPM; from the exons ATGGACAAACTCATTCATCTGATCTTACTCTCTG GTCTTGTTTGTATTCCAGGTAGTTTGGCAG agaatttagcattgAATGGATCAGTGACACAGTCCTCCACATATTCCACCTGGGAAGCTTCAAATGCCATAGATGGTGTCAGATACGGACCAGATGCTTCTACATACTGCTCTTCTACATCATCTGAGAGTGACCCATGGTGGAGGTTGGATCTCTTGGATGTTTATAACATTAGTACAGTGATCATCACTGCTCATGACGACTATATGGCTGAAACCAGTGGAGCAGAGATTCGTATTGGAAACTCACTGGACAACAATGGAAACAACAATCCCAT atGTGCTGTGACACCTGATCCTGTGACTAATAATACTGTCAGTTACTCATGTGGTGTCATGGTGGGACGTTATGTGAATGTGGTCATGACTGGACGTACATCTTATCTCACTCTGTGTGAGGTGGAAATCTATGGAACAG agaatttagcattCAGAGGAACAGCTACACAGTCCTCCACATATTACAACTGGGAAGTTCAACATGCCATAGATGGTGTCAGATATGGAGATGTTTCTACATACTGCGCTGGTACAGAATCTGAAAGTAACCCATGGTGGAGGCTGGATCTCTTGGATGTTTATAACATTAGTACAGTGATCATCACTGCTCATGACGACTATATGGGTGAAATCAATGGAGCAGAGATTCGTATTGGAAACTCACTGGACAACAATGGAAACAACAATTCCAT atgtGCTGTGACACCTGATCCTCTACCTGGTAATACTGTCAGTCTCTCATGTGGTGTAATGGAGGGGCGTTATGTGAATGTGATCCTGTCTGGACGTACATCTTATCTCACTCTGTGTGAGTTGGAGGTCTATGGATCAG agaATTTAGGGTTTAAAGGAACGGCTACACAGTCATCCGCATATAGCCTCACCTGGACAGCTCTACATGCCATAGATGGTGTCAGCAATGGACCAGACCCAGATCCTGGTACATACTGCTCTTCCACAGCCAATGAAAGTGACCCATGGTGGAGTTTGAATCTTCTGGATGTTTATAACATTAGTACAGTGATCATCACTGCCAGACCAGACTGCTGTGTGGATCAAACCAACGGAGCAGAGATTCGTATTGGAAACTCACTGGAAAACAATGGAAACAACAATCCCATGTAA